The sequence TTTGAAGATGTTGATATAAAACGTGTCAGTTCCGCCGCTGTCTATAATCAGGACATCGGGGTTCTTTTGCCGGATGCCGGTAATCATCGACGCATAGTCGACAGTGGTAACTTCGGGGTACTGCTCATAGACAATCTTTACACCAGCCGCCTCCAGCGCCTTCTTCATCAGAGAAGCACGGGCACGAATGTCCTCCATGTTGGCTATAAGCAATCCCACGGTTTCTGGCTTGAGCTTGTTCACGATAAAATCCGATACCAGCGGCACCGAGTCAGGCGCGTTCGGATAGGCACAGCGTATGGTGTATGGCCTGTTGCTCAGGTCCACAGGGGTGGATGCTACGCTGAACAACGGCACCTTGGTCTCTTCCGCAGCATCGGATGTCGCCGTAAGCGCAGCTGCGGTCGCCCCGCCAATGAAGACTGCGGAAACATTTTGCAGCGCCAGCTTCTTGTAACCGGATACGGCATCGGCTACCTGAGTATTATCATCTTGTTTGACCCACTTAACAGGCCTGATCACTCCACCAACATTGAGACCTCCCTTCTCCTCCAGTTGTTTATCAATAATCTTGAGCACTTGATCGACAAGACCACCGGCCTTGGCAGCCGGACCGCTCCACGAGGTCAGAAGCCCGATGTTCACCGTCTCCTTGGAGATAGTCGGGGTTGTCGATGTCGGAGTGGGCGATGCCGGAGTGGGAGTATCCTCTTCATCATCACCGCAGGCCGCCAGGACAGGCACCATAAGTGCCAGAACCAGAACGAGGCATGCTATTTTACACCACAATGTACTTCTTGATCGCATTCTTATCCTTCTCCTTTCCACTTCGCTTCATGTCTTGAGCCAAACTGACTTACAAATCTACCGGCTCTGTAGTTCTCATATCATATCCAAACACCTCCTCTGCTGTATTGCCATTTGGTTTTGCATTTTGCCTCGATTTACTAAAACTCGATACGCAGCCACTATCGGACTCGTTACTCTACACCCACTATCACCTAATATGATGCCACCATGTTGCGTCTAAGTGTGTTTTCTATTGGCGTTGGCGCCATCGTTGACCCAGCTGTGGAGCAAATTCAGTATCGGGTAGGACTTGTATTGTATTTTATGCTAGATCGCAGAAAATATCAACTAGAACGATCATCTATTACGAA is a genomic window of Dehalococcoidia bacterium containing:
- a CDS encoding ABC transporter substrate-binding protein, encoding MRSRSTLWCKIACLVLVLALMVPVLAACGDDEEDTPTPASPTPTSTTPTISKETVNIGLLTSWSGPAAKAGGLVDQVLKIIDKQLEEKGGLNVGGVIRPVKWVKQDDNTQVADAVSGYKKLALQNVSAVFIGGATAAALTATSDAAEETKVPLFSVASTPVDLSNRPYTIRCAYPNAPDSVPLVSDFIVNKLKPETVGLLIANMEDIRARASLMKKALEAAGVKIVYEQYPEVTTVDYASMITGIRQKNPDVLIIDSGGTDTFYINIFKQIPGLGGWGDIKVVCTSVSSTGPALKEAGAEGTYHWLLWMPGLPYPGSQVFQDAWTAQYPNERPTSGHEVMYQTIWVGLKAIEKAGSDKPADIQKAARSGNFVWEDSPVGPFKINADGTHNNVGQIVLYTGGALTAVE